From the Theileria equi strain WA chromosome 4 map unlocalized gcontig_1105316255041, whole genome shotgun sequence genome, one window contains:
- a CDS encoding hypothetical protein (encoded by transcript BEWA_046480A): MSRYVLVYNRDDGTKYVRIATRKRIARNYFCRIDEFIKRGTDFEYTKIERIPVTLGLPIEANNNDITVNFIPDERYPERFNKEYTVKDEMKDYLVIGTVMYGDMILDEKTDGLINRTVTWEGGAGRPKIVVSSRYQDGMETDIKYAFIDGNLDKFYIWDARKRLMNLYE; encoded by the coding sequence ATGAGTAGATATGTTCTCGTCTATAACCGTGACGATGGCACAAAATATGTCCGCATAGCAACTCGCAAGAGAATCGCTAGAAACTATTTTTGTAGGATtgatgaatttataaaaaggGGTACAGACTTTGAATACACCAAAATTGAGCGCATACCAGTGACTCTTGGCCTACCCATTGAAGCCAACAATAACGACATCACAGTTAACTTTATACCAGATGAGCGTTACCCTGAGAGGTTTAATAAGGAATATACggtaaaggatgaaatgAAAGACTATCTGGTCATTGGCACAGTAATGTATGGTGATATGATTTTGGATGAAAAGACAGACGGGCTAATCAACCGAACAGTCACCTGGGAAGGTGGAGCAGGAAGACCCAAAATCGTAGTCTCTTCACGATATCAAGATGGAATGGAGACAGACATCAAATATGCCTTTATCGATGGGAATCTCGACAAGTTTTACATTTGGGATGCCAGAAAGAGACTTATGAATCTTTATGAATAA